In Flavobacterium lacustre, a genomic segment contains:
- the accC gene encoding acetyl-CoA carboxylase biotin carboxylase subunit, with the protein MKKILVANRGEIAIRVMKTAQKMGIKTVAVYSTADRNAPHVKFADEAVWIGEAPSSQSYLLGNKIIEVAKILNVDAIHPGYGFLSENAEFAEEAEKNNIIFIGPKSKAIKIMGSKLAAKEAVKKYNIPMVPGFDEAITDVEKAKVVAQEIGFPILIKASAGGGGKGMRVVESEADFESQMDRAISEAISAFGDGSVFIEKYVGSPRHIEIQVMADSHGNVLYLFERECSIQRRHQKVIEEAPSSVLTPELRKKMGEAAVLVAKSCDYLGAGTVEFLLDENNNFYFLEMNTRLQVEHPVTELITGTDLVELQIRVARGEALAIKQEDLKIKGHAMELRVYAEDPMNDFLPSVGHLDVYQLPVGEGVRVDNGFEQGMDIPIYYDPMLAKLITYGATREEATQMMIKAIDGYLVEGVQTTLPFGKFVFEHEAFRSGKFDTHFVKNYYSAEMLKNQIAKEAEIAALVALNQYFEDQKIVRLLN; encoded by the coding sequence ATGAAAAAAATATTAGTTGCCAATAGAGGGGAAATTGCCATAAGGGTGATGAAAACCGCCCAGAAAATGGGGATTAAAACCGTAGCAGTTTATTCAACAGCCGACAGGAATGCACCTCACGTAAAATTTGCCGACGAAGCCGTTTGGATTGGAGAGGCGCCTTCAAGTCAGTCTTATTTATTAGGAAATAAAATCATTGAAGTGGCCAAAATTTTAAACGTGGATGCGATTCATCCTGGTTATGGTTTCCTGAGTGAAAATGCAGAATTTGCGGAAGAAGCAGAAAAAAACAATATAATTTTTATTGGTCCAAAGTCCAAAGCAATAAAAATCATGGGAAGTAAATTAGCAGCCAAAGAAGCCGTTAAAAAATACAATATTCCCATGGTTCCCGGTTTTGATGAAGCTATAACCGATGTTGAAAAAGCAAAAGTAGTAGCCCAGGAAATTGGTTTCCCAATTCTGATTAAAGCTTCTGCAGGCGGTGGCGGAAAAGGAATGCGTGTGGTAGAAAGCGAAGCTGATTTTGAATCTCAAATGGATCGTGCCATCAGTGAAGCGATTTCCGCTTTTGGAGACGGTTCGGTTTTTATCGAAAAATATGTAGGCTCACCACGACATATCGAAATTCAAGTTATGGCGGACAGTCACGGCAATGTGTTGTACTTATTCGAAAGAGAATGCAGCATTCAGCGTCGCCATCAAAAAGTGATTGAAGAAGCACCTTCTTCGGTTTTAACGCCGGAATTGCGTAAAAAAATGGGAGAAGCTGCTGTTTTGGTAGCCAAATCGTGTGATTATTTAGGTGCCGGAACGGTTGAATTTTTATTGGATGAAAATAATAATTTCTACTTTCTGGAGATGAATACCCGTTTGCAGGTGGAGCATCCCGTTACGGAATTGATTACAGGAACCGATTTGGTAGAACTGCAAATCAGAGTGGCGAGAGGAGAAGCATTAGCCATCAAACAAGAAGATTTGAAAATAAAAGGACATGCGATGGAATTGCGTGTGTATGCCGAAGATCCGATGAATGATTTTTTACCAAGTGTAGGACATTTGGACGTATATCAATTACCTGTTGGCGAAGGAGTTCGTGTTGATAACGGTTTTGAGCAAGGCATGGACATCCCTATTTATTACGATCCCATGTTGGCCAAATTAATTACCTATGGCGCAACTCGTGAAGAAGCGACTCAAATGATGATTAAAGCAATTGACGGTTATCTGGTAGAAGGAGTTCAGACGACTTTGCCTTTCGGGAAATTTGTTTTTGAACATGAGGCTTTCCGTTCCGGGAAATTTGACACGCATTTTGTAAAGAATTATTACAGTGCCGAAATGTTGAAAAACCAAATCGCAAAAGAAGCTGAAATTGCTGCTTTGGTGGCTTTGAATCAGTATTTTGAAGACCAAAAGATAGTACGATTACTAAATTAA
- a CDS encoding B12-binding domain-containing radical SAM protein, with amino-acid sequence MKTKLFLITPPFTQLNTPYPATAYIKGFLNTKNIESVQADLGIEVILKLFSKEGLTHMFALATTNTQHPTPNTQNLTPNTQRILALQEEYIKTIDAVIAFLQGKNPTLALQICQEDFLPEASRFAQLEELDWAFGTMGTQDKAKHLATLYLEDISDFIVECVDANFGFSRYAERLGRSANSFDELYEALQQEPTYIDTVLLSILKERIETIQPKLFLISVPFPGNLYSAFRSAQWVKKNYPNIKISMGGGFPNTELRSLSDVRVFEFFDYITLDDGEMPIEELINAVTSSAVEKQYKRTFLLENGKVVYKNNSLKHDYKQSQVGTPDYSDLLLDKYISVIEIVNPMHRMWSDGRWNKLTMAHGCYWGKCTFCDISLDYIKVYEPVAASLLCDRMEEMIAQTGQNGFHFVDEAAPPALMRALALEILRRKLAVTWWTNIRFEKSFTKDLCLLLKASGCIAVSGGLEVASDRLLKLIDKGVTVEQVAKVTRNFTEAGVMVHAYLMYGYPTQTVQETIDSLEMVRQLFEVGILQSGFWHQFAMTAHSPVGMYPEKFGVIKETETIGAFANNDINYTDITGIDHDKFSFGLKKSLFNFMHGICFDYELQDWFEFKIPKTKISPDFIFDALQETEDFNTKATAKIVWLGGKPLTEYFTKSKKGNSWEMMVLTFHDKKESFTVQMNKSEGEWLVAILQKITVSNSKIYTFQELKADFETHLEDFELFWYSKPVNTLREFGLLIL; translated from the coding sequence TTGAAAACCAAACTATTCCTTATCACGCCACCGTTTACCCAACTGAATACGCCGTATCCGGCCACTGCTTATATCAAGGGGTTTCTGAATACCAAAAACATCGAGTCGGTTCAAGCCGATTTGGGTATTGAAGTGATTTTGAAATTGTTTTCGAAAGAAGGGTTAACCCATATGTTTGCTTTAGCAACAACCAACACCCAACACCCAACACCCAATACCCAAAACCTAACTCCCAATACCCAAAGAATTCTTGCTTTACAGGAGGAATACATCAAAACTATTGATGCTGTAATTGCTTTTCTTCAAGGCAAAAATCCAACCTTGGCGCTCCAAATTTGTCAGGAAGATTTCTTGCCGGAAGCGTCCCGTTTTGCGCAATTGGAAGAATTGGATTGGGCTTTTGGGACTATGGGAACGCAGGATAAGGCGAAACATTTGGCGACTTTATACCTCGAAGATATCTCTGATTTTATTGTGGAATGTGTTGATGCTAATTTTGGGTTTAGCCGCTATGCAGAACGTTTGGGACGAAGTGCGAATTCTTTTGACGAATTGTATGAAGCCTTACAACAGGAACCTACCTATATTGATACCGTTCTTCTTTCGATTTTAAAAGAAAGAATAGAAACGATTCAACCCAAATTATTTCTGATTTCTGTTCCGTTTCCAGGGAATTTATATTCGGCTTTTCGTTCGGCACAATGGGTGAAAAAGAATTATCCTAATATTAAAATTTCAATGGGTGGCGGTTTTCCCAATACGGAACTGCGCTCGCTTTCGGATGTTCGTGTTTTTGAGTTTTTCGATTATATTACCTTGGATGATGGCGAAATGCCAATAGAGGAGCTTATTAATGCTGTCACTTCGAGCGCAGTCGAGAAGCAATATAAACGAACCTTTCTTTTAGAAAACGGAAAAGTAGTTTACAAAAACAATTCCCTAAAACACGATTACAAACAATCGCAAGTCGGCACGCCAGATTATTCGGATTTGCTTTTGGATAAATACATTTCGGTTATCGAAATTGTGAATCCAATGCACAGGATGTGGAGCGACGGAAGATGGAATAAGCTTACTATGGCACACGGCTGTTATTGGGGGAAATGCACGTTTTGCGATATTTCTCTAGATTATATAAAGGTGTATGAACCCGTTGCGGCGAGTTTGTTGTGTGACCGAATGGAAGAAATGATTGCCCAAACGGGTCAGAATGGTTTTCATTTTGTAGATGAAGCCGCACCACCGGCTTTGATGCGTGCTTTGGCTCTTGAAATTCTTCGCAGAAAATTAGCGGTTACGTGGTGGACCAACATTCGATTCGAAAAAAGCTTTACCAAAGATTTGTGTCTGCTTCTAAAAGCTTCCGGTTGTATCGCCGTTTCCGGTGGTCTCGAAGTCGCTTCGGACCGATTATTAAAATTGATTGATAAAGGCGTAACGGTCGAACAAGTTGCGAAAGTTACTCGGAATTTTACTGAAGCGGGTGTTATGGTACATGCCTATTTGATGTACGGTTATCCCACACAAACGGTTCAAGAAACGATTGACAGCCTCGAAATGGTGCGACAATTGTTTGAAGTTGGAATTTTACAATCGGGATTCTGGCATCAGTTTGCTATGACGGCGCACAGTCCGGTGGGAATGTATCCGGAAAAATTTGGTGTGATAAAGGAAACCGAAACGATTGGAGCTTTCGCCAATAATGACATTAATTATACCGATATTACAGGAATTGATCATGATAAATTCAGTTTTGGACTCAAGAAATCCTTATTCAATTTCATGCACGGAATCTGTTTTGATTATGAATTGCAGGATTGGTTCGAATTTAAAATTCCGAAGACAAAAATCTCTCCCGATTTTATTTTTGATGCCTTACAGGAAACTGAAGATTTTAATACCAAAGCGACAGCCAAAATAGTTTGGTTGGGCGGAAAACCTTTGACGGAATATTTTACCAAATCTAAAAAAGGGAATTCATGGGAAATGATGGTATTGACTTTTCATGATAAAAAAGAAAGTTTCACTGTTCAAATGAATAAAAGTGAAGGCGAATGGTTGGTGGCAATTCTCCAGAAAATTACGGTTTCTAATAGCAAAATATATACCTTTCAAGAACTAAAAGCCGATTTTGAAACCCATTTAGAAGATTTTGAATTGTTCTGGTACTCAAAACCAGTTAATACATTGAGGGAATTCGGGTTACTGATATTGTAA
- a CDS encoding acyl-CoA carboxylase subunit beta — MQDKIKILNDKIAEAHLGGGKKRIEKQHSNKKLTARERVNYLMDEGSFEEIGMLVTHRTYDFGMESELYYGDGVITGYGTIHGRLVYVFAQDFTVFGGSLSETHAEKICKVMDMALKVGAPMIGLNDSGGARIQEGVRSLGGYADIFYKNVQASGVIPQISAIMGPCAGGAVYSPAMTDFTMMVENTSYMFVTGPNVVKTVTNESVTSEELGGASTHSSKSGVAHCTSANDIECLEDVKRLLSYLPQSNKEKPLDLPYELNDEVRTKLANIIPDNPNKPYDMHSVIGGIIDEDSFYEIHKNYAENILVGFARLGGKSIGIIANQPMVLAGCLDVNSSKKAARFTRFCDAFNIPLLVLVDVPGFLPGTDQEWNGIIVHGAKLLYALSEATVPRVTVITRKAYGGAYDVMNSKHIGADMNFAWPTAEIAVMGAKGASEIIFKKEIVEAKDPAAKLLEKEAEYADLFANPYNAAQRGFVDEVILPQDTRRKLIKAFSMLENKESVNPNRKHGNIPL; from the coding sequence ATGCAAGACAAAATAAAAATATTAAACGATAAAATTGCAGAAGCCCATTTGGGTGGCGGTAAAAAACGTATCGAAAAACAGCATTCCAATAAAAAATTAACCGCCAGAGAACGCGTTAATTATTTAATGGATGAAGGTTCTTTTGAAGAAATTGGAATGTTGGTAACACACCGAACTTACGATTTTGGAATGGAAAGCGAATTGTATTACGGAGACGGTGTAATTACAGGTTACGGAACCATTCACGGAAGATTAGTCTATGTTTTTGCACAGGATTTTACAGTTTTTGGAGGTTCATTATCCGAAACACATGCCGAAAAAATCTGTAAAGTGATGGATATGGCTCTAAAAGTAGGAGCGCCAATGATTGGTTTAAATGATTCGGGCGGTGCTCGTATTCAAGAAGGAGTTCGTTCACTTGGCGGATATGCGGATATTTTTTATAAAAATGTACAAGCATCGGGAGTGATTCCTCAAATTTCGGCAATTATGGGGCCCTGCGCCGGTGGTGCGGTATATTCTCCAGCCATGACCGATTTTACGATGATGGTCGAAAACACCAGTTATATGTTTGTTACAGGGCCCAATGTGGTAAAAACCGTAACCAATGAAAGTGTAACTTCGGAGGAATTGGGAGGCGCAAGTACCCATTCCAGTAAATCGGGTGTGGCACATTGTACTTCGGCAAATGATATTGAATGTTTGGAAGATGTGAAACGATTGTTGAGTTATTTGCCACAAAGCAATAAAGAAAAACCACTTGATTTGCCTTATGAACTCAATGATGAGGTACGCACAAAATTAGCCAATATAATTCCTGATAATCCCAATAAACCGTATGATATGCACAGTGTGATCGGTGGGATTATTGATGAAGATTCGTTTTATGAAATTCATAAAAATTATGCCGAAAACATTCTGGTTGGTTTTGCCCGATTGGGAGGAAAAAGCATTGGAATTATTGCTAATCAACCGATGGTTTTAGCAGGTTGTCTGGATGTAAACAGCTCGAAAAAAGCCGCTCGATTTACTCGTTTTTGTGATGCGTTTAATATCCCGTTATTGGTATTGGTGGATGTGCCTGGTTTTTTACCGGGAACCGACCAAGAATGGAATGGGATTATTGTTCACGGTGCAAAATTATTATACGCTCTGAGCGAAGCAACCGTACCGAGAGTGACCGTGATTACCCGAAAAGCTTATGGTGGAGCATATGATGTGATGAACTCAAAACATATAGGTGCCGACATGAATTTTGCTTGGCCAACTGCTGAAATTGCAGTTATGGGAGCTAAAGGCGCCAGTGAAATTATCTTTAAGAAGGAAATTGTCGAAGCCAAAGATCCGGCAGCAAAATTACTGGAAAAAGAAGCTGAATATGCCGATTTATTTGCGAACCCGTACAACGCAGCTCAGCGCGGTTTTGTTGATGAGGTAATTCTTCCGCAAGACACTCGTCGGAAATTGATAAAAGCATTTAGTATGCTCGAAAACAAAGAAAGTGTAAATCCAAATAGAAAACACGGGAATATTCCTTTGTAA
- a CDS encoding T9SS type B sorting domain-containing protein, which translates to MKYKLLLIILFFASNIFAQNKSQSIGFKENKGQIIDQKGKPNTEVKYLLNTNGLNVQIKSNGFSYDIYETKKRPIKYTKKEKALFATFPETDKGKVPDYKLEYIYHRIDIDFVNSNPRVELITEEKSKDYNNYYNVPNKPDGVLMVHQYKQITYKNIYPNIDVVFTIPKDSLKAVEYNFVVHPYGKISDIQLKFNGAKTELVNNKIRMQVRFGAMEETLPMSWTENGKDKKEITVDYTKIKKDVYGFRSNENVSNKTVIIDPVPIRLWGTYYGGEGMEFTSDITTNSNNDVFISGATWSTTNIATTGTNSSNLIGTTNLFFAKLDTNGNHIWGTYFYTDMGLWNSHTAIIKTDSNSNLYFAAEEQYSTNMATPGAFQAVKNDYIDVILVKLNNVGIREWATYYGGNGNEEAHSISIDNSDNVYIAGETNSTDVMSSSGAHQVNNANNNNSTDGFIAKFDSSGNRLWGTFYGGLGAERFYNISISNDGFLYTTGIQSSNANIATPGAYQEINNDNHYGGMIVKFTLDGQRVWGTYICDNSFIFRAKLQGDNLFLMGKTTNKTTIATPNTFYESFQTVDTSWNGSHLSSEENSYIVSFNVKTQTKNWGTYFIEEMGSIDVNNIGETYFSGQTSLYDGIATPDGYMPNKINLYKVYFIKLNNLGQRVWGTYYGGNRTEQLSTIHLDNQQNIYLYCITNGSTSGIATPGAYQTTIGDNQDNFLVKFKDCSSTAKASSNSPICIGNTLELKASGGTNYAWTGPNNFTSTEQNPIIPNAIASNSGQYSCKITGTIGGCDGILDFIVVIEDKLPPIPDLTTLPILTGDCNSIVTTIPTATDVCAGVIIATTANQLSYSLPGSYTINWNYDDGNGNIATQNQTVIINSQPLPTTTSPQNFCIQQNANLSSITITGQNIKWYDALTDGNLLTTVTPLQNGITYYASQTISSCESERIPVLVNIQNTTTPTGNSNQTFCTSQNPTLNTIVTTGTNIKWYDNSTSGNILPLSTPLLNGQTYYATQTLNGCESTTRLSITVALISTLPANNYAELLCDDLNDGTETVDLSSYNSNLISNTTDYSFTYFNSFSGAENETATNKITNFLSHKLVTGENKIFVRINSNTSCYAVTEIKLTLLSKPVINIQDIVPICENNSIRIDAGDGFDSYLWSNGATTQSITVENPGEFSVTVTDTYNTLSCSSTKNFLVKKSNKAIISTIETKDWTDNENVITVLATGDGDYEYSIDGVNYQTSNQFTGIISGKYNVLVRDKNGCGTATNEVYLLMFPRFFTPNGDGYNDTWKINFSDKEVYLTAKIFDRFGKIIKILNSNADSWDGTYDGMKLFATDYWFVVTRADGKEYRGHFSLKR; encoded by the coding sequence ATGAAATACAAATTACTCCTAATAATTTTATTTTTTGCATCTAATATATTTGCCCAAAATAAAAGCCAATCAATAGGCTTTAAAGAAAACAAAGGACAGATTATTGACCAGAAAGGAAAACCCAATACTGAAGTAAAATACCTATTGAACACTAATGGATTGAATGTCCAGATTAAAAGTAATGGGTTTTCTTATGACATTTATGAAACCAAAAAGCGCCCAATAAAATACACCAAAAAAGAAAAAGCGCTTTTTGCTACCTTTCCAGAAACTGACAAAGGAAAAGTTCCTGATTATAAATTAGAGTACATTTATCACAGAATAGACATCGATTTTGTGAATTCTAATCCCAGAGTAGAACTTATTACAGAAGAGAAATCAAAGGATTATAACAATTATTACAATGTACCCAATAAACCCGATGGCGTTTTGATGGTCCATCAATACAAGCAAATTACCTATAAAAATATTTATCCCAATATTGATGTTGTTTTCACCATTCCAAAAGACAGTCTAAAAGCTGTTGAATACAATTTTGTGGTTCATCCTTATGGAAAAATATCGGATATCCAATTGAAATTTAACGGTGCGAAAACCGAGTTGGTTAACAATAAAATCCGAATGCAGGTTCGCTTTGGCGCAATGGAAGAAACCTTGCCAATGAGTTGGACAGAAAACGGAAAGGACAAAAAGGAGATTACTGTTGATTACACCAAAATCAAAAAAGACGTTTATGGTTTTAGAAGTAATGAAAACGTTTCTAATAAAACGGTGATAATTGATCCTGTGCCTATAAGACTTTGGGGTACTTATTACGGAGGAGAAGGTATGGAATTTACCTCTGATATTACGACCAATAGCAATAATGATGTTTTTATATCTGGTGCAACTTGGAGCACAACAAATATTGCCACAACTGGAACAAACTCATCAAATTTAATAGGTACTACTAATTTGTTCTTTGCTAAACTCGACACCAATGGAAATCACATTTGGGGAACTTATTTTTATACAGATATGGGCCTTTGGAACTCACATACAGCTATAATAAAAACAGATTCTAACAGCAATCTTTATTTCGCAGCGGAAGAGCAATATAGTACAAATATGGCTACTCCTGGAGCTTTTCAGGCAGTTAAAAATGATTATATTGATGTTATTCTTGTAAAATTAAACAATGTAGGCATTCGAGAATGGGCTACATATTATGGAGGGAATGGTAATGAAGAGGCACATTCAATATCTATTGATAATTCTGACAATGTTTACATTGCCGGAGAAACTAATAGTACAGATGTGATGTCTTCATCAGGTGCACATCAAGTCAATAATGCAAACAATAATAACAGTACCGATGGTTTTATTGCAAAATTTGATTCTTCTGGAAATAGACTCTGGGGAACTTTTTATGGTGGGTTAGGCGCAGAAAGATTTTACAATATTTCAATTTCAAACGACGGTTTTTTATATACTACTGGAATACAAAGCAGTAATGCTAATATTGCGACTCCAGGTGCCTACCAAGAAATTAATAATGATAATCATTATGGAGGTATGATTGTAAAATTTACTCTCGATGGGCAACGTGTTTGGGGAACATATATTTGTGATAATAGTTTCATTTTTAGAGCAAAACTTCAAGGAGATAATTTGTTTTTAATGGGTAAAACTACAAACAAAACAACAATTGCTACTCCGAACACCTTTTATGAAAGTTTTCAAACCGTAGATACTAGTTGGAATGGTTCGCATCTATCATCTGAAGAAAATAGCTATATCGTTTCATTTAATGTTAAAACACAAACAAAGAATTGGGGAACTTATTTCATAGAAGAAATGGGAAGTATTGACGTAAATAACATTGGGGAAACCTATTTTTCTGGGCAAACAAGCCTTTATGATGGTATTGCAACTCCTGATGGCTATATGCCAAATAAAATCAATTTATATAAAGTATATTTCATAAAGTTAAACAATTTAGGGCAAAGAGTATGGGGAACTTATTATGGAGGAAATAGAACAGAACAATTGTCTACAATTCATCTTGACAATCAACAAAATATTTATTTGTATTGTATTACCAATGGAAGTACATCAGGTATTGCTACTCCCGGGGCATATCAAACTACAATTGGAGATAATCAGGATAATTTTCTTGTGAAATTTAAAGACTGCTCATCAACAGCCAAAGCATCCAGCAATTCCCCAATCTGCATAGGAAATACGCTAGAACTAAAAGCATCAGGTGGTACCAATTATGCTTGGACTGGACCGAACAACTTTACTTCAACTGAACAAAATCCAATAATACCCAATGCAATCGCATCAAATAGTGGTCAATACAGTTGTAAAATAACAGGAACTATAGGCGGATGCGATGGTATTTTAGATTTTATTGTTGTCATCGAAGATAAACTACCTCCAATTCCAGATTTAACAACACTTCCCATATTAACCGGCGATTGCAACTCAATAGTCACTACAATCCCAACTGCAACAGATGTTTGTGCTGGAGTAATTATAGCAACAACTGCAAATCAACTTTCTTATAGTTTACCAGGATCTTATACTATCAATTGGAACTATGACGATGGAAATGGAAACATAGCTACTCAAAACCAAACAGTTATCATCAACAGTCAACCATTACCAACTACAACTTCTCCCCAAAACTTCTGCATCCAACAAAATGCAAATTTAAGTTCAATCACGATCACTGGTCAAAATATAAAATGGTATGATGCTTTGACTGATGGAAATTTATTAACAACTGTAACTCCATTACAAAACGGAATCACTTATTACGCTTCGCAAACTATTAGCAGCTGTGAAAGCGAAAGAATTCCTGTCTTAGTAAACATCCAAAATACGACAACTCCAACAGGAAATTCAAATCAAACTTTTTGTACCAGCCAAAATCCTACTTTAAATACTATTGTAACTACTGGAACAAATATAAAGTGGTATGATAATTCAACTTCAGGAAACATTTTACCCCTTTCAACTCCTTTGTTAAACGGACAAACTTATTATGCTACACAAACACTAAATGGTTGTGAAAGTACAACCAGATTATCCATAACTGTTGCACTTATTTCTACTTTACCTGCAAATAATTATGCTGAATTATTATGTGATGATTTGAATGATGGAACTGAAACCGTGGATTTGAGCAGTTATAATTCTAACCTCATTTCAAATACAACTGATTATAGTTTCACTTATTTCAATTCCTTTTCCGGTGCAGAAAATGAAACGGCAACCAATAAAATAACTAATTTCTTAAGTCACAAATTAGTTACAGGAGAAAATAAAATCTTTGTTCGCATCAATTCAAATACGTCTTGTTATGCTGTTACCGAAATAAAATTGACTCTTTTATCTAAACCAGTTATTAATATTCAGGATATTGTACCAATATGTGAAAACAATAGTATTAGGATTGATGCCGGTGATGGATTTGACAGCTATTTGTGGTCCAATGGAGCAACAACACAATCCATAACAGTAGAAAATCCAGGAGAATTTTCAGTAACAGTAACTGATACTTACAATACCCTTTCGTGTTCGAGTACCAAAAACTTCTTGGTGAAAAAATCAAATAAAGCTATAATTAGTACCATCGAAACCAAAGATTGGACGGATAACGAGAATGTGATAACCGTTTTAGCTACCGGAGACGGAGATTATGAATATTCAATTGATGGCGTAAACTATCAAACCAGCAATCAATTTACAGGAATAATCAGCGGAAAATATAATGTTCTCGTTAGAGACAAAAACGGCTGTGGAACGGCAACCAATGAAGTTTATTTATTAATGTTTCCAAGATTCTTCACCCCAAACGGCGATGGATATAATGATACTTGGAAAATCAATTTTTCGGATAAAGAAGTATATTTAACAGCAAAAATATTCGATCGATTTGGTAAAATAATTAAAATTTTAAATTCCAATGCAGATAGTTGGGATGGAACTTATGACGGAATGAAACTTTTCGCCACTGATTATTGGTTTGTTGTAACCAGAGCTGACGGAAAAGAGTATAGAGGCCATTTCAGCTTAAAGCGATAA
- a CDS encoding aldo/keto reductase: MKYNRCGKSGLLLPQISLGLWHNFGSVDNFENGENIVKAAFDKGITHFDLANNYGPVPGSAETNFGKILKNNFQGNLRDEIVITTKAGYTMWDGPYGDWGSRKYLLSSLDQSLKRMNLEYVDIFYSHRFDPETPLEETMMALDYAVRSGKSLYAGISNYNAEQTREATEILKRLGTPCLIHQVKYSMFVRQPESGLLDVLEEKGVGCIAFSPLAQGLLTDKYLKGIPENSRASNPNGHLRTDEVSAERIQKIIQLNAVAQQRNQSLAQMALAWLLKDNRITSVLIGASSVGQLNNNIDSLQNLGFSQEELAEIESILG; the protein is encoded by the coding sequence ATGAAATACAACAGATGTGGAAAAAGCGGTTTATTATTGCCGCAAATATCTTTAGGTTTGTGGCATAATTTCGGTTCAGTAGATAATTTTGAGAATGGAGAAAATATTGTCAAAGCTGCTTTTGATAAAGGAATTACGCATTTCGATTTGGCTAATAATTATGGTCCGGTTCCGGGTTCTGCCGAAACTAATTTTGGAAAAATATTAAAGAATAATTTTCAAGGAAACTTGCGTGATGAAATCGTAATTACAACTAAAGCCGGTTACACGATGTGGGATGGTCCTTATGGTGACTGGGGTTCTCGGAAATATTTATTATCGAGTTTAGACCAGAGTTTGAAACGTATGAATCTGGAATATGTAGATATTTTCTATTCGCATCGTTTTGATCCGGAAACACCTTTGGAGGAAACCATGATGGCGCTTGATTATGCCGTACGAAGCGGAAAGTCTTTGTATGCCGGAATTTCTAATTATAATGCAGAACAAACGAGGGAAGCTACTGAAATACTGAAACGATTGGGAACACCTTGCCTGATTCATCAAGTGAAATATTCGATGTTCGTTCGCCAACCAGAATCAGGTTTGTTAGATGTTCTGGAAGAAAAAGGAGTAGGTTGTATTGCTTTTTCGCCTTTGGCACAAGGACTTTTAACGGATAAATATTTGAAAGGAATTCCAGAAAATTCCAGAGCTTCGAATCCAAACGGGCATTTAAGAACAGATGAAGTTTCAGCGGAAAGAATCCAAAAAATCATTCAGTTGAATGCCGTTGCTCAACAACGAAATCAATCTTTGGCACAAATGGCATTAGCTTGGTTATTAAAAGACAATAGAATTACTTCGGTACTTATTGGTGCGAGTTCTGTAGGACAATTAAATAATAATATTGACAGCTTACAAAACTTGGGTTTCTCTCAAGAGGAATTAGCTGAAATTGAAAGTATTTTGGGATAA
- a CDS encoding acetyl-CoA carboxylase biotin carboxyl carrier protein subunit has protein sequence MDIGYKVNVNDTFHFDLEKKSISQLDAVKSGTNTFHILHENKPYKAEIVVADFNQKTYTVKVNNNTYTIAISNPLDILIKEMGFEVGLSKQVNAIKAPMPGLILEISVVVGQAVKENDNLIILGAMKMENSFVSPRDGVIKTIAVNMGDAVDKGQLLIEFE, from the coding sequence ATGGATATTGGTTATAAAGTAAATGTAAACGACACTTTTCATTTTGATTTAGAAAAGAAAAGTATTTCTCAATTAGATGCAGTAAAAAGTGGAACCAATACATTTCACATACTACACGAAAATAAACCCTACAAAGCAGAAATAGTTGTTGCTGATTTCAATCAAAAAACTTATACGGTCAAGGTAAATAATAACACTTATACGATCGCTATTTCAAATCCTTTAGATATTTTGATTAAAGAAATGGGATTTGAAGTTGGTTTGAGCAAACAAGTCAATGCCATAAAAGCGCCCATGCCGGGATTGATTCTGGAAATAAGTGTAGTTGTGGGACAAGCGGTAAAGGAAAATGACAATCTAATTATTCTGGGCGCTATGAAAATGGAAAACAGTTTTGTTTCGCCGCGCGACGGAGTGATTAAAACTATAGCAGTTAACATGGGAGACGCTGTAGATAAAGGACAGTTGTTAATTGAATTCGAGTAA